A stretch of the Leguminivora glycinivorella isolate SPB_JAAS2020 chromosome 2, LegGlyc_1.1, whole genome shotgun sequence genome encodes the following:
- the LOC125235142 gene encoding uncharacterized protein LOC125235142 — translation MPNGFPRPKKWKASSETSPFQWLHTLQEKSEQTEERVALLDAYHARLPRYCDDAEGRGRGREAPPQPRARRQKANIVVFLPSKKGRRLVIEGYSFYKHIAGYKTRWRCAMHVGGCRAVAFTIGDDLINVKNYHNHMAHHNTCNSDICI, via the exons atgccaaa CGGTTTTCCTCGTCCCAAAAAGTGGAAAGCGTCGTCGGAAACTTCTCCTTTTCAATGGTTACACACACTACAAGAAAAGAGTGAACAGACAGAGGAGCGAGTGGCACTGCTCGACGCATACCACGCGAGGCTGCCACGCTACTGTGATGATGCAGAAGGACGTGGTCGTGGGCGTGAGGCACCGCCACAACCACGCGCCCGGCGGCAAAAAGCGAATATTG TCGTCTTCTTGCCATCGAAAAAAGGGCGTCGACTTGTAATAGAAGGATACTCATTCTACAAGCACATCGCCGGTtacaaaactagatggcgctgcgcAATGCACGTTGGTGGATGCCGAGCGGTCGCTTTCACTATAGGCGACGATTTGATTAATGTTAAAAACTATCACAATCATATGGCTCACCATAATACCTGCAATTCCGACATATGTATCTAA
- the LOC125240925 gene encoding uncharacterized protein LOC125240925 has protein sequence MDFVTSSKGKRLLRHSGYTYYREYVSSVGDRSLWRCSTHWSRGCRATVHTSADAIVRRKNKHNHTPSLTYTTYNRSPWKMSAEPKSGFVLSFYARQ, from the exons A TGGACTTCGTGACCTCCTCAAAAGGCAAGCGGCTGCTCCGGCACTCGGGCTACACCTACTACCGGGAGTACGTGTCGAGCGTAGGCGACCGCTCGCTGTGGCGCTGCTCCACGCACTGGTCGCGCGGCTGCCGCGCCACTGTGCACACCAGCGCCGACGCCATCGTGCGGCGCAAGAACAAACACAACCATACACCGTCTCTCACTTATACCACTTATAATAGGAGCCCTTGGAAAATGAGTGCGGAACCTAAAAGTGGTTTCGTACTATCGTTTTATGCGCGCCAGTAA